In Candidatus Aenigmatarchaeota archaeon, one DNA window encodes the following:
- a CDS encoding DUF4013 domain-containing protein — MVDFTKAIKRPFSDFNKLLIGIVLNIVPIINFIAIGYQLNCAKSAMGRKFDLPEWKDWGNLFIKGLLSLAIAFIYMLIPLGIMAVAGGAMLVSIFTSIATGASVNSGALLGAGMGMAFGAVLLLFALYILPMAIMKYVAADRFGSAFGIGEVLRKAFSVKYLVSWLVASIYGLLIVGVLSLVPIIGPFIGSFIAGLTAMTIFGQTYSELK; from the coding sequence ATGGTAGATTTTACCAAAGCGATAAAGCGACCTTTTAGCGACTTCAACAAACTGCTTATTGGAATCGTCCTGAACATAGTCCCGATTATAAACTTCATTGCTATCGGCTACCAATTGAACTGCGCAAAAAGCGCGATGGGAAGGAAGTTTGACCTGCCGGAGTGGAAGGACTGGGGAAACCTCTTCATAAAAGGCCTTCTGTCCCTGGCAATCGCCTTCATATACATGCTCATACCTCTTGGAATAATGGCAGTGGCCGGCGGTGCAATGCTCGTCTCAATTTTCACAAGCATCGCAACTGGCGCCAGCGTAAACTCGGGAGCGCTCCTTGGCGCAGGAATGGGAATGGCCTTCGGGGCAGTTCTGCTGCTCTTCGCCCTCTACATCCTTCCAATGGCAATAATGAAATATGTTGCAGCAGACCGTTTCGGCTCGGCTTTCGGCATTGGAGAGGTACTTAGAAAAGCGTTCAGCGTGAAATATCTTGTTTCATGGCTTGTGGCGAGTATATACGGGCTACTCATCGTGGGGGTACTTTCCCTGGTCCCTATAATCGGCCCATTCATCGGCTCGTTCATAGCAGGGCTTACGGCAATGACAATCTTTGGCCAGACTTACTCAGAACTCAAATAG
- a CDS encoding tryptophan--tRNA ligase, giving the protein MEKAVVTPWEVKGNIDYDALIREFGVSKIDGKMLERIQKRTGALHHFLRRGIFFAHRDLGWILDEYEKGNKFFLYTGRSPSGNTHIGHLVPWIFTKWLQDKFGVELYFQFPDDEKFLFKYEMTLDDTKKYTYENMLDVIALGFDKKKTHFIVNTRHANLMYPEALKVAKRITFSTAKASFGFTNETNIGAIFYTSMQAVPAFLPSVLKKKNLPCLIPHAIDQDPHFRVSRDVIPKLGYYKPASIQCRFLPGLAGMGSDGKMSASDAKTAIYTTDDPKTVKNKVNKYAFSGGQPTVEEHRKIGGNTDIDVPYQWLTFFEEDDKKLKAIHDDYRSGKMLTGEIKAILIDKLNAFLEEHQKRREAARDLVEDFMLKP; this is encoded by the coding sequence GGCGTTTCGAAAATAGATGGCAAGATGCTTGAGAGGATACAGAAGCGCACAGGAGCGCTTCACCACTTCCTGAGGAGGGGGATTTTCTTTGCCCACAGGGACTTGGGCTGGATTCTGGACGAGTATGAAAAGGGAAACAAGTTTTTTCTTTACACAGGAAGGTCTCCTTCAGGAAACACCCACATAGGCCACCTTGTCCCGTGGATTTTCACGAAGTGGCTCCAGGACAAGTTTGGAGTAGAGCTTTATTTCCAGTTTCCCGATGATGAGAAGTTCCTGTTCAAGTACGAGATGACGCTTGATGACACGAAAAAGTACACTTACGAAAACATGCTTGATGTTATAGCACTTGGCTTTGACAAAAAGAAGACTCACTTTATCGTAAACACGCGCCATGCAAACCTTATGTATCCCGAAGCCCTGAAGGTTGCAAAGAGGATAACCTTCTCGACAGCAAAGGCGTCTTTTGGGTTCACAAACGAGACCAATATTGGGGCAATTTTCTACACCTCCATGCAGGCGGTTCCTGCTTTTTTGCCATCCGTCCTGAAGAAGAAAAACCTCCCCTGCCTGATACCTCATGCGATAGACCAGGACCCGCATTTTAGGGTGTCAAGAGATGTCATTCCAAAGCTGGGCTACTACAAGCCCGCGTCAATCCAGTGCAGGTTCCTGCCGGGACTTGCTGGAATGGGGTCAGATGGCAAGATGTCTGCCTCAGACGCAAAGACTGCAATCTACACGACTGACGACCCGAAAACCGTAAAGAACAAGGTAAACAAGTATGCTTTTTCTGGCGGGCAGCCGACAGTCGAGGAGCACAGGAAAATTGGGGGAAACACAGACATCGATGTTCCGTACCAGTGGCTGACCTTTTTTGAGGAGGACGACAAAAAGCTGAAGGCAATTCATGACGACTACCGCAGCGGAAAAATGCTGACCGGAGAGATTAAGGCGATTCTAATTGACAAGCTTAATGCCTTCCTTGAAGAACACCAGAAGAGGCGTGAGGCAGCAAGAGACCTTGTTGAGGATTTCATGCTCAAGCCATAG